The Paenibacillus sophorae genome has a segment encoding these proteins:
- a CDS encoding ArsR/SmtB family transcription factor, producing MKMLHHPDCQDIQLSSVLYALSDPIRLYLVDVIHKSGERRCGDIAVPVVKSTLSHHYRTLREAGILRVRVQGTQRFSSIRTEDLETRFPGLLASILDAYHASGEAERLTAPN from the coding sequence GTGAAAATGCTCCATCATCCGGACTGCCAGGATATTCAATTGTCCTCTGTGCTTTACGCCCTAAGCGACCCGATCCGATTATATCTGGTTGATGTTATCCATAAATCAGGAGAGCGGAGATGCGGAGATATCGCTGTCCCCGTCGTCAAATCCACCCTTTCCCATCATTACCGGACACTGAGGGAGGCGGGCATACTTCGCGTCCGTGTGCAAGGCACGCAGCGCTTCTCCAGTATCCGTACGGAGGATCTAGAGACCCGTTTTCCCGGACTGCTTGCATCGATATTGGATGCCTATCATGCCTCAGGGGAAGCAGAGCGGTTAACTGCACCCAACTGA
- a CDS encoding radical SAM/SPASM domain-containing protein produces the protein MKTFKKVYIEITSVCNLACSFCPQTERQAKFMNTETFSVILDEIKPHTSHIYLHVKGEPLLHPRIHELLDAAHDKGFKVNITTNGTLIRKAGHKLLGKPALRQMNFSLHSFDGHEGSEDRAGYLSQIIGFAKEAAAQGVFISFRLWNLTPDNLTNLQRNRNRETLSVLESAFELDYQIEEKIVPGSSVKIAERIFLNQDHEFEWPSLSAPEDDGKGFCHALRSQAAVLVDGTVVPCCLDGEGVINLGNINQTPFSEIVEGERANNLFYGFSRREAVEELCRRCGYRQRFGSSEPERAAVVNRNEN, from the coding sequence TTGAAGACATTTAAAAAGGTATACATCGAGATTACAAGCGTCTGCAATCTGGCCTGCAGCTTTTGCCCGCAAACGGAGCGGCAGGCCAAGTTTATGAATACTGAAACGTTCAGCGTCATTCTGGATGAGATCAAGCCGCATACCTCGCATATTTATCTGCATGTCAAAGGCGAGCCGCTGCTGCATCCGAGAATCCATGAACTGCTGGATGCCGCGCATGACAAAGGCTTCAAGGTTAACATTACGACCAACGGCACGCTGATCCGCAAAGCAGGGCACAAGCTGCTGGGGAAGCCGGCGCTGCGGCAGATGAACTTCTCGCTGCACAGCTTCGACGGACATGAGGGCTCCGAGGACCGCGCAGGGTATCTTTCACAGATTATCGGATTCGCCAAGGAAGCTGCGGCGCAGGGGGTCTTTATCTCCTTCCGGCTCTGGAATCTCACACCGGACAATCTGACGAATCTGCAAAGAAACCGGAATCGGGAGACGCTGTCCGTACTGGAATCGGCATTCGAGCTGGATTACCAGATCGAGGAAAAGATCGTTCCCGGAAGCAGCGTGAAGATCGCCGAGCGGATCTTTCTGAATCAGGACCATGAGTTTGAGTGGCCCAGTCTTAGCGCGCCCGAAGACGATGGTAAAGGGTTCTGCCATGCCCTTCGCAGCCAGGCCGCCGTACTGGTCGACGGGACGGTGGTGCCCTGCTGTCTGGATGGAGAGGGCGTCATTAATCTCGGCAACATTAACCAGACGCCGTTCTCCGAGATCGTGGAGGGAGAACGGGCGAACAATCTGTTCTACGGCTTCTCCCGCAGGGAAGCGGTGGAGGAGCTGTGCCGCAGATGCGGCTACAGGCAGCGGTTCGGTTCGAGCGAACCGGAAAGGGCTGCCGTTGTAAATCGCAATGAGAACTGA
- a CDS encoding MFS transporter: protein MNDSRAVHNRTQWGKSMKNKYLSASLGLYINYFVHGMALIIIAQNIDFLSSQWNTDNAGAAAVVSSLGIGKLVAVFFSGKLSDRFGRKPSVVLGIFFYVLFFVGILLSPNAVIAYMFGISAGVANSFLDTGTYPALMEAFPKKSAPANIIIKAFIQGGQFMLPYLIGFLILRDLWFGWSFIFLIAVICVNLVFILTRTFPPMADVSHESEEAGPQKVRTFHFSMNEICLIMFGFVAQTLLYILGQWIAKYGSEVVHMSEGSSRLLVSYGSLGAICCVLVTFALGNRGIKSIYFMMLYTVMSAVVSLVIWAFPVPVVCTVGAVLLGYFSSGGLIQLGLTLLAEKSSRGKGLVTSLYTIAEGIAIFTIPLVASAISRVNIGGIFLLNGAVALFGFTLTLIIFIRDKRPVNEASVQVEQVQC from the coding sequence CTGAATGACAGCAGGGCGGTGCACAACCGGACGCAATGGGGGAAGAGTATGAAGAACAAGTATTTGTCAGCATCTTTGGGATTGTACATTAACTATTTCGTTCACGGCATGGCATTGATCATTATTGCTCAAAATATCGATTTTTTATCGAGTCAATGGAATACGGATAATGCTGGTGCCGCTGCGGTTGTTTCTTCTTTAGGCATCGGTAAGCTGGTAGCCGTCTTTTTTTCAGGCAAGCTTTCCGACCGGTTTGGACGGAAGCCTTCAGTAGTGCTGGGAATCTTTTTTTATGTGTTATTCTTTGTCGGTATTCTGCTCAGCCCGAATGCTGTGATTGCTTATATGTTCGGCATATCCGCCGGGGTGGCAAATTCCTTCCTGGATACAGGGACGTATCCGGCATTGATGGAGGCCTTTCCCAAGAAGTCCGCTCCCGCGAATATCATCATAAAAGCCTTTATCCAAGGCGGGCAGTTTATGCTGCCTTATCTTATCGGGTTTCTGATACTACGGGACTTGTGGTTTGGATGGAGCTTTATTTTTCTAATTGCGGTTATCTGCGTCAATCTTGTATTTATCCTTACACGCACCTTCCCGCCTATGGCTGACGTTTCTCACGAAAGTGAAGAAGCGGGGCCGCAAAAGGTAAGAACCTTTCATTTCAGTATGAATGAAATTTGCCTGATCATGTTCGGATTCGTTGCGCAAACCTTACTCTACATCCTGGGACAATGGATTGCCAAGTACGGCTCGGAGGTTGTGCATATGAGCGAAGGCTCATCGCGGCTTCTGGTTAGCTACGGAAGTCTTGGCGCGATCTGTTGTGTGTTAGTGACCTTTGCGCTGGGAAACCGGGGCATTAAATCGATCTATTTTATGATGCTTTATACAGTTATGTCAGCGGTCGTTTCGCTGGTAATTTGGGCGTTCCCGGTGCCGGTGGTCTGCACTGTAGGGGCTGTGCTGCTGGGTTATTTCTCTAGCGGCGGACTGATTCAGCTCGGACTTACGCTGCTGGCCGAGAAATCTTCGCGAGGGAAAGGGCTGGTAACGAGCTTGTACACGATCGCGGAGGGAATCGCTATTTTTACCATTCCCCTTGTAGCGTCTGCCATCTCCAGAGTCAATATCGGGGGGATCTTCCTGCTGAACGGGGCGGTCGCTTTGTTCGGATTTACGCTGACTCTGATTATTTTTATCCGGGATAAGCGGCCAGTAAATGAAGCAAGCGTTCAAGTAGAACAAGTCCAGTGCTAG
- the rarD gene encoding EamA family transporter RarD, producing MKKGIIYAVLAYLTWGFLPLYWRLFTAMPAWEILAQRITWSFVFVAVLVTVSRQWRRLKSVGSNRRSAAAIVLCSIFISLNWFLFIWAVNNNHVIETSLGYYMNPLISVLFAVVFLRERLSPGQWLSLFLAGLGVLIMAVQYGHIPWVAISLAVSFALYGLAKKIAKLDVLLGLAGETIVALPVALGYLFYIQSQGTGTFTSLPPFSIILLLLSGAATAMPLFWFAKSMQLLPLSFVGFFQYIAPTTSLLLAIFLFNEPFSEGNLISFSLIWLALIIYSFVTFKKSKVKVVPISRADAL from the coding sequence ATGAAGAAGGGAATCATTTACGCCGTCTTGGCCTATTTGACATGGGGGTTTTTGCCGTTATATTGGCGCCTGTTTACAGCAATGCCCGCGTGGGAAATTCTGGCGCAGCGGATTACCTGGTCCTTTGTATTCGTAGCGGTTCTTGTTACGGTGTCCAGGCAGTGGAGGCGGCTAAAGAGTGTGGGTTCAAACCGAAGAAGCGCGGCAGCCATTGTTCTCTGCTCCATTTTTATCAGCCTGAACTGGTTTCTCTTTATTTGGGCGGTTAACAACAATCATGTGATCGAAACAAGCCTGGGGTACTATATGAACCCCCTGATCAGCGTATTGTTCGCCGTCGTTTTCCTGAGAGAACGGCTGTCGCCGGGACAATGGCTGTCTCTCTTTCTGGCGGGCCTCGGCGTTCTGATTATGGCTGTGCAATACGGGCATATTCCGTGGGTGGCTATATCTTTGGCGGTTTCTTTTGCCTTGTACGGCCTTGCCAAAAAGATAGCGAAGCTGGATGTTCTGCTTGGTCTGGCGGGAGAAACGATTGTTGCGCTTCCCGTCGCTCTTGGCTATCTGTTCTATATCCAATCGCAGGGAACGGGAACCTTCACTTCTTTACCGCCTTTCTCGATCATTCTTCTCCTGCTCTCAGGCGCAGCGACAGCGATGCCTTTATTCTGGTTCGCCAAATCCATGCAGCTGCTTCCGCTTTCATTCGTCGGGTTTTTCCAATATATCGCGCCGACTACGAGCTTGCTGCTTGCCATTTTCTTATTTAACGAACCGTTCTCGGAAGGGAATTTGATCAGCTTTTCACTCATTTGGCTGGCTCTGATTATATATTCCTTCGTTACGTTCAAGAAATCCAAAGTGAAGGTCGTGCCGATCAGTCGGGCAGATGCTCTTTGA
- a CDS encoding alpha/beta hydrolase family protein, with protein MKLVFNDENFSFELLRTVSYAPYGGADIGECLLTASRIAEGDFESWHREWFRTAERVHALGDEARAAGKRIGAREAYLRASNYYRTSEFYLHGNAEDPRLLSTWKLSRDTFRQAAKLMDTKVEQVSIPYEGTTLSGYFYTAPNVTEPRPILIIHGGYDSTGEELYFGGAAAALQRGYHCLTFEGPGQGSVIREERIPFRHDWEKVITPVVDYVISRPEVDPNRIALMGISFGGYLAPRAAAFEHRLAACIANDGVHTFRFREMGQKFMQGRTDSTIEEYEETVAKVMQHHSGVRWAVDNGMFTFQANSLSELVEKTEPCTMDGIADLVICPTLVCEAEEDHFFAGQPERLYNALTCPKTYLKLTKEDGAEEHCHFGALQLFNHRVFSWLDDVLMISSEPAPVH; from the coding sequence ATGAAGCTTGTGTTTAATGACGAGAATTTTTCTTTTGAACTGCTGAGGACGGTCAGCTATGCGCCATACGGAGGAGCGGATATCGGCGAATGCCTGCTGACCGCCTCCCGCATTGCCGAAGGCGATTTCGAGAGCTGGCATAGAGAGTGGTTCCGGACCGCCGAACGCGTCCATGCATTGGGCGACGAGGCGCGGGCAGCCGGCAAGCGGATTGGCGCCCGCGAGGCGTATCTCCGCGCTTCCAACTACTACCGCACATCGGAGTTCTACCTTCACGGCAACGCAGAAGATCCGCGCCTGCTCTCCACCTGGAAGCTGAGCCGCGACACCTTCAGACAAGCGGCGAAGCTGATGGACACCAAGGTGGAGCAGGTAAGCATTCCGTATGAAGGAACCACGCTCTCCGGTTACTTCTATACGGCTCCGAACGTGACGGAGCCCCGTCCGATCCTGATTATTCACGGCGGCTACGATTCCACGGGCGAAGAGCTGTATTTCGGCGGAGCGGCGGCCGCTCTCCAGCGGGGCTATCACTGCCTTACGTTTGAGGGTCCCGGCCAGGGCTCCGTCATCCGCGAGGAGCGGATTCCTTTCCGCCACGATTGGGAGAAGGTGATTACGCCTGTCGTCGATTATGTAATAAGCCGTCCCGAAGTTGATCCGAACCGCATCGCGCTGATGGGCATCAGCTTCGGGGGCTATCTCGCGCCCCGGGCGGCAGCCTTCGAGCACCGCCTTGCCGCCTGCATCGCCAACGACGGCGTGCATACCTTCCGCTTCCGGGAAATGGGCCAGAAATTCATGCAGGGTAGAACAGACTCTACCATCGAGGAGTATGAAGAGACCGTAGCCAAGGTTATGCAGCACCACAGCGGCGTGCGGTGGGCGGTTGATAACGGCATGTTCACCTTTCAGGCCAACTCTCTCAGCGAGCTGGTCGAGAAGACGGAGCCCTGCACCATGGATGGAATCGCTGACCTGGTTATCTGCCCAACGCTGGTCTGCGAAGCGGAGGAGGATCACTTCTTTGCCGGACAGCCCGAGAGATTGTATAATGCGCTGACCTGCCCTAAGACCTATCTGAAGCTCACCAAGGAGGACGGAGCAGAAGAACACTGTCATTTCGGCGCGCTGCAGCTGTTCAACCACCGCGTGTTCTCCTGGCTGGACGATGTGCTGATGATCAGTAGCGAACCGGCTCCGGTGCATTGA
- a CDS encoding PadR family transcriptional regulator — protein sequence MSSIKHALLSLLAREPLSGYDMKQHMNGRVSFFYKINNNQLYPTLAKLEAEGLVRLEAHERESYRPARKVYSITDQGLDVLKAWVMDAEEPRSVDDFMLKQYNSWLVEPEAMIGILREKRKEHEERLEIYRGKITGFREQQAVYPGSHPLFSSIAVIEMGIRNEVSSIEWCDKVIEALGRDKI from the coding sequence ATGAGTTCGATTAAACATGCTTTGCTGAGCTTGCTGGCAAGAGAACCGCTGAGCGGATATGATATGAAGCAGCACATGAACGGCCGGGTCAGCTTTTTTTACAAAATCAATAACAACCAGTTGTATCCCACCCTTGCCAAGCTTGAAGCGGAAGGGCTGGTCCGGCTGGAAGCACATGAGCGCGAATCGTACCGTCCCGCGCGGAAGGTGTACAGCATTACGGACCAAGGACTGGATGTCCTCAAGGCGTGGGTGATGGACGCGGAGGAGCCAAGGTCGGTGGATGATTTCATGCTGAAGCAGTACAACTCCTGGCTGGTGGAGCCGGAAGCAATGATCGGAATTTTGCGGGAGAAGCGCAAGGAGCACGAGGAACGGCTGGAGATTTACCGTGGCAAAATCACAGGCTTCCGCGAGCAGCAGGCTGTTTATCCCGGCAGCCACCCGCTGTTCTCCTCGATTGCGGTGATTGAGATGGGAATCCGGAATGAAGTGAGCTCTATCGAGTGGTGCGATAAAGTAATCGAAGCGCTGGGCAGGGATAAGATTTAA
- a CDS encoding Gfo/Idh/MocA family protein yields MRFGVVGTNWITDRFLKSGLENEDFLLTAVYSRSEEKGMAFAAKYAGASVYTDLEAMAASDEIDAVYIASPNSLHAEHALICISHGKHVLCEKPAASNAAELRRVIEAARRNNVLFMEAMKSTLVPNFGIIKENLYKIGRIRRYFASYCQYSSRYDAFLQGTVLNAFNPAFSNGALMDLGIYCLYPMVVLFGKPDTVKATGVMLSSGVDGEGSIVMRYDDMDAAVMYSKITESYLPVEIQGENGTMVIDKISQPYEVKIRYRDGIVEELTVPQTYESMFYEAQEFIRLLKAGERESSVNSHACSLAAAEIMEEARRQIGLRYAADQW; encoded by the coding sequence ATTCGATTTGGCGTAGTCGGAACCAACTGGATTACGGACCGGTTCTTGAAGTCGGGACTGGAAAATGAAGATTTTCTGCTGACGGCTGTGTATTCCCGCAGCGAGGAGAAAGGCATGGCGTTCGCCGCGAAGTACGCCGGAGCCTCCGTCTACACCGATCTGGAAGCTATGGCGGCAAGCGACGAGATCGACGCCGTCTATATTGCGAGCCCTAATTCGCTGCATGCCGAGCATGCGCTTATCTGCATTAGTCACGGCAAGCATGTGCTGTGCGAGAAACCCGCCGCGTCCAACGCGGCTGAGCTGAGACGTGTAATCGAGGCTGCGCGGCGCAACAATGTGCTGTTTATGGAAGCGATGAAATCGACATTGGTTCCGAACTTCGGGATTATCAAAGAGAATCTGTATAAAATCGGCCGGATCCGGCGCTATTTCGCCAGCTACTGCCAGTATTCCTCGCGTTATGACGCTTTCCTTCAGGGAACGGTGCTGAATGCCTTCAATCCGGCATTTTCCAATGGCGCTCTGATGGATCTCGGCATTTATTGTCTTTATCCCATGGTCGTGCTGTTCGGCAAGCCGGATACGGTGAAGGCGACCGGCGTTATGCTGTCCTCTGGCGTTGACGGCGAGGGCAGCATCGTCATGCGTTACGATGATATGGATGCTGCCGTGATGTATTCCAAGATTACCGAATCCTATCTGCCGGTGGAAATCCAGGGCGAGAACGGCACGATGGTGATCGATAAAATCAGCCAGCCGTATGAGGTCAAGATTCGTTACAGAGACGGAATTGTTGAAGAGCTGACTGTGCCGCAGACCTACGAGTCGATGTTCTACGAAGCTCAGGAATTTATCCGCTTGCTTAAGGCGGGGGAACGCGAGAGCTCCGTCAATTCGCATGCCTGCTCGCTGGCGGCGGCGGAAATTATGGAGGAAGCGCGGCGGCAGATCGGACTGAGATACGCCGCGGATCAATGGTAG
- the thrC gene encoding threonine synthase, producing the protein MKYISTRGRVEPKGFIDTVLMGLADDGGLMIPDVIPTVSAQTLEEWRSLSFQELFLKIFSYYTNGEIPDGDLKELVERSYASFRHPEVTPLKEINDSLYVLELFHGPTFAFKDVALQFMGELYSYISRVRGEIIHILGATSGDTGAAAIAGVRGKEGIKICILHPHNKVSKVQELQMTTVNDANVLNLSVKGNFDDCQKIIKELFADLDFKSRYHLRAINSINFVRILAQTVYYFYAYLHLPEAAQGKTVNISVPSGNFGNIFSGYLAKKMGLPISKLIIATNENNILERFVKTGEYKPGDFKSTYSPSMDIQVASNFERYLYYLSGEDSAKVSDYMAKLQREGAITVDPVLLEQVQSEFAALGVKNEECLNIIAKYQQESGYLLDPHTACGIAAYEEYNGPGEIGITYATAHPAKFDEAISLLNIKQEFPAEIAGLSALPQHMTVTEHDKAEIASQLETFYTLSAEIG; encoded by the coding sequence ATGAAATATATTAGCACAAGAGGCAGAGTTGAACCGAAAGGTTTTATTGATACGGTCTTAATGGGTCTGGCCGATGACGGCGGACTGATGATTCCTGATGTTATTCCTACCGTATCTGCACAGACGCTCGAAGAATGGCGGTCTTTAAGCTTTCAGGAGCTGTTCCTGAAGATTTTTTCCTATTATACAAACGGTGAAATCCCGGACGGGGACCTGAAGGAATTGGTGGAACGGAGCTACGCTTCATTCCGCCATCCGGAAGTGACGCCGCTTAAAGAAATCAATGATTCGCTGTATGTGCTGGAGCTGTTCCACGGGCCGACCTTTGCGTTCAAGGACGTTGCGCTGCAGTTTATGGGCGAGCTGTACTCTTATATTTCCAGAGTGCGCGGCGAAATTATTCATATTCTCGGCGCAACCTCCGGCGATACCGGAGCGGCGGCCATCGCGGGCGTACGCGGCAAGGAAGGCATCAAGATCTGTATTCTGCATCCGCATAATAAAGTCAGCAAGGTGCAGGAGCTTCAAATGACGACGGTCAATGACGCGAACGTGCTCAACCTGTCGGTCAAGGGCAACTTCGACGACTGCCAGAAGATTATCAAGGAGCTGTTCGCCGATCTGGACTTCAAGAGCCGGTATCATTTGCGCGCGATCAACTCGATCAACTTTGTGCGGATTTTGGCGCAGACGGTCTACTATTTCTATGCTTACCTGCATCTGCCGGAGGCGGCGCAAGGCAAGACGGTCAACATCAGTGTGCCATCCGGCAACTTTGGGAATATTTTCTCCGGCTATCTCGCTAAGAAGATGGGTCTGCCAATCAGCAAGCTGATCATTGCCACGAACGAGAACAACATTCTGGAGCGGTTCGTCAAGACCGGAGAGTACAAGCCCGGCGATTTCAAAAGCACGTACAGCCCTTCGATGGACATCCAGGTGGCAAGCAACTTCGAACGCTATCTGTATTATCTGTCCGGTGAGGATTCCGCGAAGGTGTCAGATTACATGGCGAAGCTTCAGCGTGAAGGGGCCATTACGGTCGATCCGGTGCTGCTTGAGCAGGTGCAGTCCGAATTTGCCGCGCTTGGCGTGAAGAATGAGGAGTGTCTGAACATAATCGCCAAATACCAGCAGGAATCCGGCTATTTGCTGGACCCGCATACCGCCTGCGGTATTGCCGCTTATGAAGAATATAACGGGCCGGGCGAGATCGGCATCACGTATGCAACCGCGCACCCGGCCAAGTTCGACGAAGCGATTTCCCTGCTGAACATCAAACAGGAGTTTCCGGCGGAGATTGCTGGTCTGTCTGCGCTGCCGCAGCACATGACCGTGACCGAGCATGACAAGGCAGAGATCGCAAGCCAGCTTGAGACCTTCTATACGCTTTCCGCAGAAATCGGATAG